Proteins from a genomic interval of Candidatus Binatia bacterium:
- a CDS encoding cytochrome P450, which yields MPNHPKNESIHMLDGLFWANDPHPHLTWMRKEAPVFWDEASQLWGISKHEDVQNISKSPKIFGNSDGMRPDSPPLPSMINMDDPEHRQRRALVNKGFTPRRIANHEDKVREICADLVDRALVKVRNEGSCDFVMDVAAPLPMIMIGDMLGVEPEDRDMLLRWSDDMVTGTSFTAPPEVLERAAISFAEFQSFNEKTVADRRSKPEQDDLISILVHGRLNGEGLDAEALLHETLLILVGGDETTRHVITGGMHQLLLHPEQRALLADDPSKIPTAVEEMLRWVTPIKNMARTATEDTVLRGETIRKGEKVMLLYPSANRDEEVFDNPFDFDVTRKPNDHLAFGGYGAHFCLGASLARLEIRVMFEEVLRRAPQLNLVPDAELPWRNSNFITGIEHMPVELA from the coding sequence GTGCCAAACCACCCAAAAAACGAATCCATCCATATGCTCGACGGCCTCTTCTGGGCCAACGACCCCCACCCTCACCTGACGTGGATGCGCAAAGAAGCGCCGGTCTTCTGGGATGAGGCCAGTCAGCTCTGGGGCATCAGCAAACATGAGGATGTCCAGAACATCTCCAAGAGTCCCAAAATCTTTGGCAACAGCGATGGGATGCGGCCCGACTCCCCGCCACTGCCATCGATGATCAATATGGACGACCCGGAACATCGCCAGCGGCGTGCGCTCGTGAACAAGGGCTTTACGCCTCGGCGCATTGCCAACCATGAAGACAAGGTTCGGGAAATCTGTGCGGACCTCGTCGATCGTGCGCTCGTCAAGGTCCGCAACGAGGGAAGCTGTGATTTCGTAATGGATGTCGCCGCCCCACTCCCCATGATCATGATCGGCGATATGCTCGGCGTCGAACCCGAAGACCGTGACATGCTCCTGCGCTGGTCGGACGATATGGTGACAGGGACTTCGTTCACCGCACCGCCGGAAGTACTGGAGCGAGCCGCGATCTCATTCGCCGAGTTTCAGTCCTTCAACGAGAAAACCGTTGCGGATCGACGCAGCAAACCCGAGCAGGATGATCTGATCAGCATTCTCGTGCATGGTCGTCTCAACGGCGAAGGTCTTGACGCTGAGGCCCTGCTGCACGAAACCCTGCTCATTCTGGTGGGCGGGGACGAGACCACGCGGCACGTCATTACCGGCGGGATGCACCAGCTGCTCTTGCACCCGGAACAGCGCGCGCTGCTGGCCGACGATCCTTCAAAGATCCCGACCGCGGTCGAAGAAATGCTGCGCTGGGTTACGCCAATCAAGAATATGGCACGAACCGCGACCGAGGATACGGTGCTGCGCGGCGAGACCATTCGCAAGGGCGAGAAGGTCATGCTGCTCTACCCATCCGCGAACCGCGACGAAGAAGTTTTCGACAATCCGTTCGACTTTGATGTCACGCGGAAGCCGAACGACCATCTCGCCTTCGGCGGTTATGGCGCTCACTTCTGTCTCGGGGCCAGCCTCGCCCGATTGGAGATCCGCGTCATGTTCGAAGAAGTCCTGCGCCGCGCACCTCAGCTGAATCTGGTCCCGGATGCCGAACTCCCCTGGAGGAATTCCAATTTCATCACCGGCATCGAGCATATGCCGGTCGAGTTGGCGTGA
- a CDS encoding amidohydrolase family protein: MSTVTPEEHELPDIISVDDHVMEPKTLWQDQLPPSMRAAGPRVSREKVKLDFVGGHYGLERNADDGDWCDVWLFEDLATPTGLLHAPAGIPRSEQRNVPAIYEDLRLGTYDRDARLEDMTLNHVDVAINFPNIFPRFAGQGFAERADKELGLLCLQIYNDWMIDDWCGGAAKGRLIPLTLVPLWDPQLAAAEVRRCAAKGSHAIAFSENPSKLGFPSLYTGEWDVLWEACQETETTVSMHIGSSSSMPSTSPDAPLATSMCLYAQNAQASLADWIFSQTLTRFPKIKISYAESQAGWVPFQLERMDAVWRDGVGGVEFPVAPSEQVKGRVWSCIFDDLTGLKNRDEIGIDMIVFETDYPHSDGTFPDSRRIARDLFAQAGMNAEECQKVLRSNAIECYGLDRFGVKP, translated from the coding sequence ATATCATTTCGGTCGATGATCACGTGATGGAACCCAAGACTCTATGGCAGGACCAGTTGCCGCCGAGTATGCGGGCGGCAGGGCCTCGCGTATCAAGGGAAAAAGTCAAACTTGATTTTGTTGGCGGCCATTACGGGTTGGAGCGTAATGCCGACGACGGAGATTGGTGCGATGTCTGGCTCTTCGAGGATCTGGCGACGCCGACCGGCCTGCTGCACGCACCGGCGGGGATCCCGCGCAGCGAGCAGCGCAACGTGCCGGCGATTTACGAAGATCTTCGTCTCGGGACATACGACCGGGATGCTCGCCTGGAAGATATGACCCTGAACCATGTGGACGTGGCGATCAACTTCCCGAATATATTCCCGCGCTTCGCAGGCCAGGGTTTTGCCGAACGCGCCGACAAGGAACTCGGCCTTCTATGTTTGCAGATCTACAATGATTGGATGATTGACGACTGGTGTGGTGGGGCGGCCAAGGGACGTCTGATTCCCCTGACGCTGGTGCCCCTCTGGGATCCGCAGCTGGCGGCAGCGGAAGTGCGACGCTGTGCGGCCAAGGGCAGCCACGCGATTGCCTTCAGCGAAAACCCGTCCAAGCTCGGATTCCCGAGTCTCTATACAGGGGAGTGGGATGTCCTCTGGGAGGCTTGCCAGGAGACCGAGACGACAGTCTCGATGCATATCGGATCGTCGTCCTCGATGCCCAGCACCTCGCCGGACGCGCCTCTCGCGACGAGTATGTGCCTCTACGCACAGAATGCTCAGGCCTCGTTGGCTGACTGGATCTTCTCGCAGACCTTGACGCGTTTCCCGAAGATCAAGATTTCCTATGCGGAAAGTCAGGCGGGATGGGTCCCCTTCCAGCTCGAGCGGATGGATGCGGTTTGGCGCGACGGCGTGGGTGGTGTGGAATTCCCGGTCGCCCCGAGCGAGCAAGTCAAAGGACGTGTCTGGTCGTGTATCTTTGATGATCTGACGGGACTCAAGAATCGGGATGAGATCGGCATCGATATGATCGTATTCGAGACAGACTATCCACATTCGGATGGGACGTTCCCCGACTCACGGAGGATTGCGCGAGATCTGTTCGCGCAGGCCGGCATGAATGCCGAGGAGTGCCAGAAGGTCCTGCGCAGCAATGCAATCGAATGCTACGGGCTGGACCGTTTCGGCGTAAAACCCTGA
- a CDS encoding putative 2-dehydropantoate 2-reductase: MTRRYTVVGTGALGGYYGARLHHAGLAVRFLLNSDYEYVRERGLRVESPEGDFSIPRPEAFGSALELPQTDVVLLCLKTTGNDQLVDLLPPAVGSGAAVVVMQNGLGVEAEVAALVPGNPVLGGLSFLCSNKIGPGHIRHIDYGQVRFGAFSTTGASAGVTAEMKAIGADFEAAGIPVVLEEDLNTARWKKLVWNIPYNGLCTAFDLPTDGIMGRPDLADEVAVLMAEVLRAAEACGAEIAPEFAASMRADTIRMGAYLPSMLIDRRESRPLELEAIYRRPLAAARQAGVACPRIEALATRLQDLV, encoded by the coding sequence ATGACAAGGCGATATACGGTTGTGGGCACGGGCGCCCTCGGGGGCTATTACGGAGCGCGCCTTCATCACGCCGGCCTGGCAGTGCGCTTTCTGCTGAATTCCGACTACGAATACGTGCGCGAGCGAGGTTTGCGGGTCGAGTCGCCAGAGGGCGATTTTTCCATTCCTCGGCCGGAGGCTTTTGGGTCGGCATTGGAACTGCCCCAGACCGATGTGGTGCTGCTCTGTCTCAAGACGACGGGTAACGATCAGTTGGTCGATCTCCTGCCTCCGGCGGTGGGCTCGGGGGCGGCTGTCGTGGTCATGCAGAACGGTCTCGGCGTGGAGGCCGAGGTCGCGGCGCTGGTGCCGGGCAATCCGGTCCTCGGGGGCTTGTCGTTTCTGTGTTCCAATAAAATAGGCCCCGGACATATCCGCCACATCGATTATGGCCAAGTTCGGTTCGGCGCATTTTCTACCACGGGTGCTTCGGCCGGAGTGACGGCTGAAATGAAGGCGATCGGCGCTGACTTCGAGGCGGCAGGAATTCCTGTTGTCCTGGAGGAAGATCTGAATACCGCCCGATGGAAGAAGCTCGTCTGGAATATTCCTTATAACGGGCTCTGTACCGCGTTCGATTTGCCTACCGACGGCATCATGGGGCGTCCTGACCTCGCCGACGAAGTTGCCGTTTTGATGGCCGAAGTTCTTCGGGCGGCGGAGGCCTGCGGGGCCGAGATCGCGCCTGAATTCGCGGCGAGCATGCGCGCGGATACCATCCGGATGGGAGCCTACTTGCCCAGCATGCTGATCGACCGTCGTGAGAGCCGGCCTCTCGAACTCGAGGCGATCTACCGACGGCCCCTGGCTGCGGCTCGGCAAGCAGGCGTAGCATGCCCCCGGATCGAAGCGCTGGCGACTCGCCTGCAAGACCTGGTTTAG
- a CDS encoding acyl-CoA synthetase, protein MQMNLADLFENAVDHFGDREYLLCEGKSRTYAEMEARANRLAHVLQKAGIKPGDHVGIYGYNSVEWIESLWAIFKIRAVWININYRYVEDELRYIVGNADLKGLIYAREFAPLVASVQDSMPDVGPLICIEDGSAADPSGLEAQDFEAAMESSHPERDFETRSPDDRYILYTGGTTGMPKGVVWRHEDVIFALGGGIDPNTGERIEKPEDMVAKAGDTPMVFLPIAPLMHGATQWACMSQSFVGNKVILIPKFSPDLVWDLVESEGINSMMITGDAMGRPMVEALAADHNRDLSSFFLLTSSAATFSPSVKDEFFEHFPNLMMIDAIGSSESGNNGMIFVEKGKTAMQGGPRVRKLGATEVLNEEGHPVKPGSGEIGKLARGGDIPVGYYNDPVKTAETFKIFHGKRYAMPGDFAQVEADESITLLGRGSVSINSGGEKIFPEEVESAVKSHPEVFDCTIVGVPDERWGERVCAVVQPREGCQPELTSVQEACRTKIAGYKVPREIHFVAQIVRSPSGKPDYRWAKATALEMGGATGASTT, encoded by the coding sequence ATGCAAATGAATCTGGCGGATCTGTTCGAAAACGCGGTCGACCACTTTGGGGACAGGGAATATCTTCTCTGCGAGGGCAAGTCCCGCACCTACGCCGAGATGGAAGCTCGGGCCAATCGATTGGCGCATGTGTTGCAGAAAGCCGGCATCAAGCCCGGCGACCATGTCGGCATCTATGGCTACAACTCGGTGGAATGGATCGAATCCTTGTGGGCGATCTTCAAGATCCGGGCGGTCTGGATCAATATCAACTACCGCTACGTCGAGGACGAACTGCGCTATATTGTGGGCAACGCCGACCTCAAGGGTCTTATCTATGCCCGAGAGTTCGCGCCCTTGGTCGCCAGCGTACAGGATTCCATGCCGGATGTCGGCCCTCTGATTTGTATCGAAGACGGGTCCGCCGCAGACCCCTCGGGTCTGGAAGCGCAGGATTTTGAGGCCGCGATGGAGAGCAGCCACCCTGAGAGGGACTTCGAAACGCGCTCGCCCGATGATCGCTACATTCTCTACACCGGCGGCACGACCGGCATGCCGAAGGGCGTCGTCTGGCGTCACGAAGATGTAATCTTCGCGCTCGGCGGCGGGATCGACCCCAACACAGGGGAACGTATCGAGAAGCCCGAAGATATGGTGGCGAAAGCCGGCGATACCCCGATGGTCTTTCTGCCGATCGCGCCCTTGATGCACGGGGCGACCCAATGGGCCTGCATGAGCCAGAGTTTTGTCGGCAATAAAGTAATCCTGATCCCGAAATTTTCACCGGATCTGGTCTGGGATCTCGTCGAGTCCGAGGGGATCAATTCCATGATGATTACCGGAGACGCGATGGGGCGCCCGATGGTCGAGGCGTTGGCGGCCGATCACAACCGGGATCTTTCGAGCTTCTTTTTGTTGACCAGCAGCGCGGCCACGTTCTCCCCGTCGGTGAAAGACGAGTTCTTCGAGCATTTTCCAAATCTGATGATGATCGATGCCATCGGCTCCTCCGAGAGCGGCAACAACGGGATGATCTTTGTCGAAAAGGGAAAGACCGCGATGCAGGGCGGGCCCCGGGTGCGAAAGCTCGGTGCCACAGAGGTGCTCAACGAAGAGGGCCACCCCGTAAAGCCGGGGTCGGGCGAAATCGGCAAATTGGCACGCGGCGGCGATATCCCGGTCGGTTACTACAACGATCCTGTGAAAACGGCCGAGACTTTCAAGATTTTCCACGGCAAGCGCTACGCGATGCCAGGCGATTTTGCGCAGGTGGAGGCCGACGAGAGCATCACACTTCTGGGACGAGGATCGGTTTCGATCAACTCGGGTGGCGAGAAAATCTTTCCCGAGGAGGTCGAATCCGCGGTCAAAAGTCATCCCGAAGTCTTTGATTGCACCATCGTAGGGGTGCCCGATGAGCGTTGGGGCGAGCGAGTTTGCGCAGTCGTGCAGCCTCGCGAGGGTTGCCAACCGGAATTGACGTCCGTCCAGGAGGCCTGTCGGACCAAGATCGCGGGCTACAAGGTCCCGCGCGAGATTCATTTTGTGGCACAAATCGTGCGCTCGCCCAGCGGCAAGCCCGACTACCGTTGGGCTAAGGCGACAGCGTTGGAGATGGGTGGGGCGACCGGAGCCTCGACCACCTGA
- a CDS encoding DUF3604 domain-containing protein, whose product MSRKNFYCGMLLLAAIFMLSPSARAEEKKLLWGDTHLHTANSFDAYLNRNNTADPETAYNFAKGLPVIHPYHRARVQIQTPLDFLVIADHAELLGVIRTIVEKGTPTEGLGVVDKITAYIGEWWIRGVIEDDTGMETFASFLPDTQNVEEAAKEQQIPPVPNGALIVRNTWLDAIATADRHNDPGTFTTLIGWEWSSIPAGANLHRVVFTDVDASVAAKFLPFSSGQSMYAEDLWTFLDETNAATGAEFVAIPHNSNISKGYMFGDTMLKSGAYTRELAEKRLRHEPVVEITQIKGDSETHSNLSPEDPFADFETYPHYIQQNPPPYKAHKGDYIRSALKRGLMIEEKIGFNPYQFGVIGSTDSHSGVSSAEEPNFWGKMARDSTPETKDSGWSTRGGPDGTPGPNGWVMSAAGLAAVWAEDNSRTAILEAFRRREVYATTGPRMVVRLQADWSTTAGAVNENAEVHAEAIPDSLSVPMGGELHDAPTGAQPRFAVHVLKDPKSANLDRVQIIKGWTAGGEAHERIYDIAWSGDRELDAAGELPPVGNTVDPKRGTYSNEIGAPELEATWTDPDFDPTQKAFYYVRVLEIPTPRHSMFDFIALGVDAPEQRYPWWLQERAYTSPVWYKPTSNS is encoded by the coding sequence ATGAGTCGTAAAAATTTCTATTGCGGAATGCTGCTGCTCGCAGCAATTTTCATGCTTTCTCCGAGCGCCAGGGCCGAGGAAAAGAAACTTCTATGGGGTGACACCCACCTTCATACCGCCAACTCGTTTGACGCCTATCTGAACCGCAATAATACCGCCGATCCCGAGACGGCCTATAACTTCGCCAAAGGACTTCCCGTCATTCATCCCTACCACCGGGCACGCGTCCAGATTCAGACGCCGCTGGACTTTCTGGTCATCGCTGACCATGCCGAACTCCTCGGTGTGATTCGAACCATCGTGGAGAAGGGAACGCCCACCGAAGGCCTCGGCGTCGTCGACAAGATCACTGCCTATATCGGCGAGTGGTGGATCCGCGGGGTGATTGAAGACGATACCGGCATGGAGACCTTCGCCTCCTTCCTCCCGGATACCCAAAATGTGGAAGAGGCCGCCAAGGAGCAGCAAATTCCGCCTGTTCCCAACGGCGCCTTGATTGTCCGCAACACCTGGCTCGACGCGATCGCCACCGCTGATCGGCACAATGACCCCGGCACCTTCACGACTTTGATCGGGTGGGAGTGGAGCTCGATTCCCGCGGGGGCCAACCTGCATCGCGTTGTGTTTACCGACGTGGATGCGTCAGTGGCGGCGAAGTTTCTTCCCTTCAGCTCCGGCCAAAGCATGTATGCCGAAGACCTCTGGACCTTTCTTGACGAAACCAACGCGGCGACCGGCGCGGAGTTTGTCGCGATCCCTCACAATTCCAATATTTCCAAGGGCTATATGTTCGGCGACACCATGCTGAAGTCCGGCGCCTATACCCGGGAACTGGCCGAGAAACGCCTGCGCCACGAACCCGTTGTCGAGATCACCCAAATCAAGGGCGACTCGGAAACCCATTCCAACCTGTCGCCAGAGGATCCATTCGCCGACTTCGAGACCTATCCTCATTATATCCAGCAGAACCCGCCGCCCTACAAAGCCCATAAGGGCGACTATATTCGGAGCGCCTTGAAGCGAGGCCTGATGATCGAGGAAAAGATCGGCTTCAATCCCTATCAATTCGGCGTCATCGGCTCGACGGACTCCCATTCCGGCGTCTCCTCTGCCGAGGAACCGAATTTCTGGGGCAAAATGGCCCGTGACTCCACACCAGAGACAAAGGACTCGGGATGGAGCACCCGAGGAGGCCCGGACGGCACGCCCGGACCAAATGGCTGGGTCATGTCCGCAGCCGGACTCGCTGCCGTTTGGGCCGAGGATAATAGTCGCACCGCGATTCTGGAAGCGTTCCGCCGGCGGGAGGTCTATGCGACCACCGGGCCGCGAATGGTCGTCCGCCTGCAGGCCGACTGGTCAACGACCGCGGGCGCGGTAAACGAGAACGCGGAGGTCCACGCAGAAGCCATCCCCGACAGCCTCTCGGTCCCCATGGGCGGCGAACTCCATGATGCCCCAACCGGGGCCCAACCGCGCTTTGCCGTCCACGTGCTCAAGGACCCCAAAAGTGCCAACCTCGATCGCGTGCAGATCATCAAGGGTTGGACCGCGGGTGGCGAAGCTCATGAACGTATTTACGACATCGCCTGGTCAGGGGATCGAGAACTTGATGCGGCGGGCGAACTCCCTCCGGTGGGAAATACCGTCGACCCGAAACGCGGCACATACAGCAACGAGATCGGTGCGCCCGAACTTGAAGCCACCTGGACCGATCCGGATTTCGACCCCACCCAGAAAGCCTTCTATTACGTGCGCGTCCTCGAAATCCCGACGCCACGACACTCGATGTTCGACTTTATCGCTCTCGGCGTCGACGCGCCGGAGCAACGCTACCCATGGTGGCTGCAGGAGCGCGCGTATACTTCCCCGGTCTGGTATAAACCCACCAGCAACAGCTGA
- a CDS encoding SOS response-associated peptidase produces MCGRYLLTSPGDILAQAFGVMIPEVSWTARYNIAPGTQVPAVWQSPSSGRSVDSMLWGLLPRWRPTEDSSARLINARSETVAEKPSFRAAFREHRCLFPADGFYEWQKAAGAKVPQLMRRPDRQPFAMAGIFESRVSPAGEVMMSGAILTTRANDALQEIHARMPVVLEPEIWEEWLDPESSVETLAQRCGPVSDDYFEITAVSDRVNQTRNDDVFCLEPAGSLRGSASGTQGGLF; encoded by the coding sequence ATGTGTGGCCGCTATCTGCTTACTTCGCCGGGCGATATTCTGGCGCAGGCTTTTGGGGTCATGATCCCAGAAGTATCGTGGACAGCCCGTTATAATATCGCACCGGGAACTCAGGTTCCCGCTGTTTGGCAGAGTCCGTCTTCGGGGCGCTCGGTCGATTCCATGCTGTGGGGCCTGCTTCCCCGATGGCGTCCGACCGAAGACAGCTCTGCGCGCCTGATCAATGCGCGTTCGGAAACGGTAGCGGAAAAGCCCTCCTTCCGGGCTGCGTTTCGGGAGCATCGGTGTCTGTTTCCAGCCGACGGGTTTTATGAGTGGCAGAAGGCCGCTGGCGCAAAGGTTCCGCAGTTGATGCGGCGCCCGGACCGACAGCCATTTGCCATGGCCGGCATCTTCGAGTCGAGGGTGTCGCCTGCAGGCGAGGTGATGATGTCGGGTGCGATACTCACGACTCGGGCCAATGATGCGCTGCAGGAGATCCACGCCCGAATGCCTGTCGTATTGGAGCCGGAAATCTGGGAAGAATGGCTCGATCCGGAGAGTTCCGTCGAGACGCTTGCCCAGCGATGCGGACCCGTCAGCGATGACTACTTCGAGATCACGGCGGTGAGTGATCGGGTCAACCAGACGCGCAATGACGATGTCTTTTGTCTGGAACCGGCAGGTTCTTTGCGGGGTTCTGCTTCGGGCACGCAAGGCGGCTTGTTCTAG